Genomic DNA from Candidatus Binataceae bacterium:
TCACGGTCGCCGAGTACTTCCGCGACGATGAAGGCAAGGATGTCATCTTCTTCATCGACAATATCTTCCGCTTCCTGCAGGCGAACTCCGAGGTGTCGGCGCTCCTCGGCCGTATGCCGAGCGCCGTCGGTTATCAGCCGACGCTGGGCACCGACATGGGCGAGCTTGAGGAGCGCATCACAACCACCAAGAAAGGATCGATCACGTCGGTGCAGGCGATCTATGTTCCTGCCGATGACTACACCGACCCCGCGCCGGCCACGACATTTACGCACCTCGACGCGGTCACGGCGCTCGATCGCAAGATTTTCGAAAAGGCAATTTTCCCGGCGGTCGATCCGCTCGGTTCGAATTCGCGAATTCTCGATCCCCAGGTCGTGGGCGAGGAGCACTACAACGTTGCGCGCCGAGTGCAGGCAATCCTCCAGCGCTACAAGGACCTGCAGGACATCATCGCGATCCTCGGGATGGAAGAACTGTCGGCCGAGGACAAGCTCGTCGTCGCACGCGCGCGCCGCGTCGAGCGCTTCCTGTCGCAGGCGATGTTCGTCGCCGAGCCGTTCACGAGTATTCCGGGCCAATACGTGAAGCGTGAGGATACGGTGCGCGGCTTCGCCGAGATCCTCGACGGCAAGTGCGACGACCTGCCGGAGCAGGCGTTCTATCTCGTCGGCACGATCGAAGACGCGCGCGCCAAGGCCGAACGGCTCGCCCGCGGCGAGGCCCGCTAGCGGGAGTATCGATGGCGGAGACCTTTCAGCTCAAGCTGGTCACGCCGACGGGCGTCGTCTACGATGGCGC
This window encodes:
- the atpD gene encoding F0F1 ATP synthase subunit beta; translated protein: MSATSQGQISQVLGNVVDVQFVTGLPPIFSALRVTNPSISDKAGNLVLEVQQHMGENVVRCIAMDSTDGLVRGMEVDNTGAPISVPVGPNTLGRIMNVTGDAIDERGPIEGTKAMPIHREAPSFADQGVEAEILETGIKVIDLICPYARGGKIGLFGGAGVGKTVTILELINNVAKQHGGVSVFAGVGERSREGNDLYGELTESGVIAKTALVYGQMNESPGARARVALTGVTVAEYFRDDEGKDVIFFIDNIFRFLQANSEVSALLGRMPSAVGYQPTLGTDMGELEERITTTKKGSITSVQAIYVPADDYTDPAPATTFTHLDAVTALDRKIFEKAIFPAVDPLGSNSRILDPQVVGEEHYNVARRVQAILQRYKDLQDIIAILGMEELSAEDKLVVARARRVERFLSQAMFVAEPFTSIPGQYVKREDTVRGFAEILDGKCDDLPEQAFYLVGTIEDARAKAERLARGEAR